In Candidatus Nanopelagicales bacterium, the DNA window GCATCGCGTCGAAGTCGCGCGAGGTTCGCGGAGTCGATCGCGTCGTCATCCGCGACGGGGACGCGATCAGTGCCTTGCTCACTCGCCTCGGCGCGCACGAATCCGTGATGGCGTGGGAAGAGCGTCGAATGCGCCGGGAAGTGCGCGCGACCGCGCACAGACTCGCCAACTTTGACGATGCCAACCTGCGCCGGTCGGCACGCGCTGCGGTCGCGGCCGGTGCACGGGTGGAGCGGGCGTTGGCGATCCTGGGAGACGACGTCCCTGAGCATTTGAGCGAAGCCGGCCAACTGCGAGTCACCCATAAGCAGGCCAGCCTGGAGGAACTCGGTGCCTTGGCAGATCCACCGATGACGAAGGACGCAATAGCCGGTCGAATTCGTCGTTTGCTCGCAATGGCGGACAAACGCGCAAAGGATCTGGGCGTACCGGATACCGAGGCAGCGCTGACTCCGGACATGCTCGCCCCCTGAGCCAGCTAGATCGCCTCGCCCGGTAGGGTCGGATCGGGACCACAACTAGGGAGCGATCACGTGACAGTCAAGGTAGGAATCAACGGATTCGGCCGAATCGGCCGCAACTTTTTTCGCGCTGTGCAGACTTCCGGCGCCGATATCGAGGTCGTCGCGGTTAACGACCTCACCGACACCGCCACACTGGCTCATCTGCTCAAGTACGACAGCATTCTGGGTCGGCTGCCGGGAGAGGTCTCATCCACAGACGGCGTGATCGTCGTCGACGGAAAAGAGCTCAAGGTCTACGCCGAGCGCAACCCGGGCGACCTGCCGTGGAATGACCTCGGTGTCGACATCGTCATCGAGTCAACCGGCTTCTTCACCAAAGCCGAGGCCGCCAAGCAGCACCTCGGCGGCAGCGTAAAGAAGGTCATCGTTTCCGCCCCTGCCAGCGGCGACGACATCACCATCGTCCTGGGCGTCAACGAGGGTGAGTACGACCCAGCCACGGATAACGTGATCTCCAACGCGTCCTGCACCACCAACTGCCTTGCGCCCATGGCCAAGGTCATCAACGACACCTTCGGCATTGAGCGTGGCCTCATGACCACGATCCACGCGTACACCGGCGACCAGAACCTGCACGACGGTCCACACAAGGATCTGCGTCGGGCACGCGCGGCCGCGTTGAGCATCATTCCCGCTTCGACTGGTGCGGCAAAGGCAATCGGCGTCGTCATCCCGGATCTGAAGGGCAAGCTCGAC includes these proteins:
- the whiA gene encoding DNA-binding protein WhiA; its protein translation is IASKSREVRGVDRVVIRDGDAISALLTRLGAHESVMAWEERRMRREVRATAHRLANFDDANLRRSARAAVAAGARVERALAILGDDVPEHLSEAGQLRVTHKQASLEELGALADPPMTKDAIAGRIRRLLAMADKRAKDLGVPDTEAALTPDMLAP
- the gap gene encoding type I glyceraldehyde-3-phosphate dehydrogenase is translated as MTVKVGINGFGRIGRNFFRAVQTSGADIEVVAVNDLTDTATLAHLLKYDSILGRLPGEVSSTDGVIVVDGKELKVYAERNPGDLPWNDLGVDIVIESTGFFTKAEAAKQHLGGSVKKVIVSAPASGDDITIVLGVNEGEYDPATDNVISNASCTTNCLAPMAKVINDTFGIERGLMTTIHAYTGDQNLHDGPHKDLRRARAAALSIIPASTGAAKAIGVVIPDLKGKLDGYAMRVPVPTGSATDLTVEVATAATADEVNAAIKAAAEGPMKGILEYTEAPIVSADIVTDPASCIFDASLTKVNGNMVKVLGWYDNEWGYSNRLIDLVVYVGDRL